The following proteins are encoded in a genomic region of Magnolia sinica isolate HGM2019 chromosome 1, MsV1, whole genome shotgun sequence:
- the LOC131221374 gene encoding cytochrome P450 93A2-like, translating to MELLSYTILFLISLVSTFLALNFFSKTRAKTRHYPPGPLALPIIGHMHLFGSSPHHALYNLAKRYGEIISIRLGSVPYIIVSSPEAAREFLRTHELAFAYRPQSIATRYLGYGGHGFAFAPYGPYWKFMKKLCMSELLSGRSLGNFLPIKREEIQGFLQLLSIASADNKSVNIGEELQLMVGNVIWRMSMSRRCSGNEGEAKEIRMLVNDVSKLQIEFNIADYIGFFRNIDLQGLGKRLEVTHQRFDKKMEEIVREHEEKKEKERGESVKDLMDILLEISEDESADMKLTREHIKAFIRDIFGAGTATTALGMEWTLAELINNPRVLKKARDEIDSVVGKHRLVQESDILNLPYMQAIVKETLRLHPTDPIILRESIQDCKINGYDIPAKSGVFINIWAVGRDPNHWENPLDFHPERFIDENGQTQIDLRGQHYHFLPFGSGRRGCPGTTLALQLIETTIAAMVQCFNLKIDGNGEEGGTVDMSEAPGLTLYRAQPLICLPVARLDPLPLVE from the exons ATGGAGCTTCTATCCTACACCATTCTTTTCCTCATCTCCCTCGTCTCCACCTTCCTAGCCCTAAACTTCTTCTCCAAAACCCGAGCCAAGACCCGCCACTATCCACCAGGTCCGCTAGCCTTACCAATCATCGGACACATGCACCTCTTCGGTTCAAGCCCCCACCATGCTCTCTACAACCTTGCAAAGCGTTACGGTGAGATCATCAGTATCCGCCTCGGGTCTGTCCCTTACATCATCGTCTCCTCACCAGAAGCAGCGAGAGAATTCCTCCGTACTCATGAGCTCGCCTTTGCGTATCGCCCGCAATCTATTGCGACCCGATACCTCGGATATGGTGGTCATGGCTTCGCATTTGCACCTTACGGGCCCTACTGGAAGTTCATGAAGAAGCTCTGCATGTCGGAGCTCCTAAGTGGCCGTAGCCTTGGGAACTTCCTTCCTATAAAGCGAGAAGAGATACAAGGGTTCTTGCAATTACTGTCGATAGCCTCAGCTGACAACAAGTCGGTGAATATCGGCGAAGAGCTTCAGCTGATGGTGGGCAACGTTATATGGAGAATGTCGATGAGCCGGCGGTGTTCTGGGAATGAAGGCGAGGCGAAGGAGATTCGGATGTTGGTGAATGACGTGTCGAAGCTGCAAATAGAATTCAACATCGCGGATTACATTGGGTTTTTCCGTAATATTGATCTGCAAGGGCTGGGGAAGAGATTGGAGGTGACTCATCAGAGGTTTGATAAGAAAATGGAGGAGATTGTTAGAGAAcatgaagaaaagaaggagaaggagagaggtGAAAGTGTGAAGGATCTGATGGACATTTTGCTTGAGATATCCGAAGATGAGAGTGCTGACATGAAGCTAACTAGAGAACACATCAAGGCTTTTATTCGG GATATCTTTGGAGCGGGAACTGCTACAACAGCCCTTGGGATGGAATGGACCTTGGCAGAGCTCATTAACAATCCAAGGGTTTTAAAGAAAGCAAGGGATGAGATCGATTCGGTCGTCGGAAAGCATAGGTTGGTCCAAGAATCTGACATTCTCAATCTTCCTTACATGCAAGCAATCGTCAAAGAAACGCTTCGATTGCATCCAACGGACCCGATTATCCTCAGAGAATCGATCCAGGATTGCAAGATCAATGGCTACGACATCCCTGCTAAATCGGGGGTCTTCATCAACATCTGGGCCGTTGGAAGGGACCCCAACCACTGGGAAAACCCGCTAGATTTCCATCCGGAGAGGTTCATCGATGAAAACGGACAGACCCAAATAGACCTCAGGGGCCAACATTACCATTTTCTGCCGTTTGGGAGTGGCAGGAGGGGCTGCCCAGGCACAACACTGGCTTTACAACTCATCGAGACCACGATCGCTGCCATGGTCCAGTGCTTTAATTTGAAGATCGACGGCAATGGCGAAGAGGGTGGGACGGTTGACATGTCGGAAGCGCCCGGACTGACCCTCTATCGGGCACAACCGTTGATTTGTCTTCCCGTGGCCCGTCTTGATCCATTGCCGTTGGTCGAATAA